The following proteins come from a genomic window of Microbacterium sulfonylureivorans:
- a CDS encoding asparaginase: MPQTFAAADAVELAVVDRSGFIESRHTGIAIVLAADGTIAAKLGDPSALILPRSSLKPLQALACLAAGAPLEGERLGLSTASHSGTDRHVAAVRDILAAAGLGEDALDCPAAWPGDTATRDELVRELGEPSRIRMNCSGKHAAMLLTCVTNGWDPAGYLSPEHPLQVHIRDVVERLLGEKAAATAIDGCGAPVYATTLFGLARAIHRIGNSSPTSPFALHRSAGTLVQAVRENPWTIDGPGRPDTIVNEQLGVFAKGGAEGVMVMVAPDGTTVALKVLDGSGRAATAVGLRLLERAGALSGADVAATMQKLPLSVTGGGQDVGAIRPAF, translated from the coding sequence GTGCCGCAGACCTTCGCCGCAGCCGATGCCGTTGAACTCGCCGTCGTCGACCGCAGCGGGTTCATCGAATCCCGCCACACCGGGATCGCGATCGTCCTCGCCGCCGACGGCACCATCGCCGCCAAGCTCGGCGACCCCTCGGCGCTGATCCTCCCCCGCTCGAGCCTCAAGCCGCTTCAGGCCCTCGCTTGCCTCGCCGCCGGCGCGCCGCTCGAGGGCGAGCGCCTCGGACTCTCGACCGCGAGCCATTCCGGCACCGACCGCCACGTCGCCGCCGTGCGCGACATCCTCGCCGCCGCGGGACTGGGCGAGGACGCGCTCGACTGCCCCGCGGCGTGGCCCGGCGACACCGCGACGCGCGACGAACTGGTGCGCGAACTCGGCGAGCCTTCCCGCATCCGCATGAACTGCTCGGGCAAGCACGCCGCGATGCTCCTCACATGCGTGACCAACGGGTGGGACCCGGCGGGCTACCTCTCACCCGAGCATCCGCTGCAGGTCCACATCCGCGACGTCGTCGAGCGCCTGCTCGGCGAGAAGGCCGCCGCGACCGCGATCGACGGCTGCGGCGCCCCCGTCTACGCGACGACGCTCTTCGGACTCGCGCGGGCCATCCACCGCATCGGCAACTCCTCGCCGACGTCGCCGTTCGCCCTCCACCGCAGCGCCGGCACCCTCGTCCAGGCGGTGCGCGAGAATCCGTGGACGATCGACGGTCCCGGGCGTCCCGACACCATCGTGAACGAGCAGCTCGGAGTCTTCGCCAAGGGCGGTGCCGAGGGCGTCATGGTGATGGTCGCACCCGACGGCACGACCGTCGCGTTGAAGGTGCTCGACGGGAGCGGCCGTGCCGCGACCGCAGTCGGGCTCCGGCTGCTCGAGCGCGCAGGAGCGCTCTCCGGCGCAGACGTCGCGGCGACGATGCAGAAGCTTCCCCTGTCGGTCACCGGCGGCGGGCAGGATGTCGGGGCGATCCGCCCCGCTTTCTAG
- a CDS encoding YciI family protein yields the protein MKYVLMFTSTPELDAAVPPERAQAVYGRIYQWFADNAEHIDDAGAELQPLSTATTVKHGGDAPVVADGPFSEAKEVIGGFSVIDAPDLDAAIAIAKTWPALELPGVAVEVRPMVVDYSMFEQ from the coding sequence GTGAAGTACGTCCTGATGTTCACCAGCACACCCGAACTCGACGCCGCCGTGCCGCCGGAGCGCGCACAGGCCGTCTACGGCCGGATCTACCAGTGGTTCGCCGACAACGCCGAGCACATCGACGATGCCGGCGCCGAGCTTCAGCCGCTCTCCACCGCGACCACCGTCAAGCACGGCGGCGACGCACCCGTCGTGGCCGACGGGCCGTTCTCGGAGGCCAAGGAGGTCATCGGCGGGTTCAGCGTGATCGACGCCCCCGACCTCGACGCCGCCATCGCGATCGCGAAGACCTGGCCCGCTCTCGAACTGCCCGGTGTGGCGGTCGAGGTGCGGCCGATGGTCGTCGACTACAGCATGTTCGAGCAGTGA
- a CDS encoding Mur ligase family protein, whose product MPTDAPSNLPPVLRPDAPPVHALDDLAARFGVDVRGDVTGTTLTGITLATADLRPGDVFVAVKGVNRHGAEFSAAAAEKGAVAVVTDAAGADLAAASGLPVVLVEDPRGLLGDLSAWVYSTGRGDDLPLLFGTTGTNGKTSVSHILEGILGQLGAVTGLSSTAERHIAGQIIVSRLTTPEAYEMHALLALMRERGVEAVAVEVSAQALSRRRVDGIVFDVAGFTNLTHDHLDDYADMREYFEAKLPLFLPDRSRRAVVCIDSDQGAEVVARSQVPTVTVGTPALASDPDAAAAADWVVEILDERPVGTEFRLTSRDGRSLTTLVPVIGRHMAANAGLAIVMILEGGYSWERLVEALDGGRIDAYLPGRTELVSGEEGPAVYVDFGHSPDAFEKTLAAVRRVTPGKVVMLFGADGDRDATKRHDMGRTAVEGSDILVITDHHPRHENPDSIRATLLEGARRARPDADIREFSPPERAILEAVALVGDGDAILWAGPGHQDYRDIRGVRTPYSARELARRALRGAGWAVPEPHWPVPYPEDETPASDPERPVFPAA is encoded by the coding sequence ATGCCGACCGACGCGCCTTCGAACCTTCCCCCCGTCCTCCGACCGGACGCGCCGCCCGTTCACGCCCTCGACGACCTGGCCGCGCGCTTCGGCGTCGATGTGCGCGGCGATGTCACCGGAACGACTCTCACGGGCATCACGCTCGCGACCGCCGATCTCCGCCCCGGCGACGTGTTCGTCGCCGTCAAGGGGGTCAACCGGCACGGCGCGGAGTTCTCCGCCGCGGCCGCCGAGAAGGGTGCCGTCGCGGTCGTCACCGATGCCGCCGGAGCCGATCTCGCCGCCGCGAGCGGGCTGCCCGTCGTGCTCGTCGAAGACCCGCGCGGGCTGCTGGGCGATCTGTCGGCGTGGGTGTACAGCACCGGCCGCGGCGACGACCTGCCGCTCCTGTTCGGCACGACCGGCACGAACGGCAAGACCAGCGTCTCGCACATCCTCGAGGGCATCCTCGGGCAGCTGGGCGCGGTGACGGGCCTGTCCTCCACCGCCGAGCGCCACATCGCCGGACAGATCATCGTGTCGCGCCTGACGACCCCTGAGGCCTACGAGATGCACGCCCTCCTCGCCCTCATGCGGGAGCGCGGCGTCGAGGCGGTGGCCGTCGAAGTCAGCGCGCAGGCCCTCAGTCGCCGGCGCGTCGACGGCATCGTCTTCGATGTCGCCGGTTTCACCAACCTCACGCACGACCACCTCGACGACTACGCCGATATGCGGGAGTACTTCGAGGCGAAGCTGCCGCTGTTCCTCCCCGACCGCTCTCGTCGCGCCGTCGTCTGCATCGACTCCGACCAGGGCGCCGAGGTCGTCGCGCGCAGCCAGGTCCCCACGGTCACCGTCGGCACTCCCGCCCTGGCTTCGGACCCGGATGCCGCGGCCGCGGCCGACTGGGTCGTCGAGATCCTCGACGAACGCCCGGTCGGCACCGAGTTCCGTCTGACGTCCCGCGACGGCCGCTCGCTCACGACACTCGTCCCGGTGATCGGTCGGCACATGGCGGCCAACGCAGGGCTCGCGATCGTGATGATCCTCGAGGGCGGGTACTCCTGGGAGCGCCTGGTCGAGGCGCTCGACGGTGGCCGCATCGACGCCTACCTGCCGGGCCGCACGGAGCTCGTGTCGGGCGAGGAGGGCCCCGCGGTCTACGTGGACTTCGGCCACTCCCCCGATGCGTTCGAGAAGACCCTCGCGGCTGTCCGTCGCGTGACGCCGGGCAAGGTCGTGATGCTCTTCGGCGCCGACGGCGACCGCGACGCGACCAAGCGCCACGACATGGGACGCACCGCCGTCGAGGGCAGCGACATCCTCGTCATCACCGACCACCACCCGCGTCACGAGAACCCCGACTCGATCCGCGCCACGCTGCTCGAGGGCGCGCGGCGCGCGCGGCCGGATGCCGACATCCGCGAGTTCTCACCGCCCGAGCGCGCGATCCTCGAAGCGGTCGCGCTCGTGGGCGACGGCGACGCGATCCTCTGGGCGGGCCCCGGACACCAGGACTACCGCGACATCCGGGGCGTCCGCACGCCCTACTCCGCCCGCGAGCTCGCCCGCCGGGCCCTGCGCGGCGCCGGCTGGGCGGTGCCCGAACCGCATTGGCCCGTCCCGTACCCCGAGGACGAGACTCCCGCGTCCGACCCCGAGCGACCCGTCTTCCCCGCCGCCTGA
- the dxr gene encoding 1-deoxy-D-xylulose-5-phosphate reductoisomerase encodes MRRVLVLGSTGSIGTQALDVVRANPGRFEVVGLSAGSNREALQAQADEFGVDSIALGAVEAEQLVRDVEADVVLNGITGSVGLGPTLAALECGRTLALANKESLIVGGDLVTAIAQPGQIVPVDSEHSAIAQALRSGTRAEVRRLVLTASGGPFRGRSRDSLADVTPAEALAHPTWDMGRVVTTNSATLVNKGLEVIEAHLLFGVPFAEIEVVVHPQSIVHSMVEFSDGSTIAQASPPDMRLPISLGLDWPNRVAGVGRPLDWSAATSWTFEPLDDAAFPAVRLAKHVGRAGGTYPAVLNAANEQAVDAFHEGRLTFLGIVDVIERVVDQHEAPGALTRESLAEAERWARHAADRAIAAASAR; translated from the coding sequence ATGCGACGCGTCCTCGTCCTCGGCTCGACCGGATCGATCGGAACTCAGGCGCTCGACGTCGTGAGGGCCAATCCCGGTCGGTTCGAGGTCGTCGGCCTGTCCGCCGGATCGAACCGGGAGGCCCTTCAGGCTCAGGCCGACGAGTTCGGCGTCGACAGCATCGCGCTCGGTGCCGTCGAGGCCGAGCAGCTGGTCCGGGATGTCGAGGCCGACGTCGTGCTCAACGGCATCACCGGGTCGGTCGGGCTCGGCCCGACGCTGGCGGCGCTCGAGTGCGGGCGCACCCTGGCGCTGGCCAACAAGGAGTCGCTCATCGTGGGCGGCGACCTCGTCACCGCGATCGCGCAGCCCGGGCAGATCGTCCCCGTCGACTCCGAGCACTCCGCGATCGCCCAGGCGCTGCGGTCGGGGACGCGCGCCGAGGTGCGTCGTCTCGTGCTCACGGCCTCGGGAGGGCCGTTCCGGGGGCGCAGCCGTGACTCGCTCGCGGACGTGACCCCTGCCGAGGCGCTCGCGCATCCGACGTGGGACATGGGCCGGGTCGTCACGACGAACTCCGCCACCCTCGTCAACAAGGGCCTGGAGGTGATCGAGGCGCACCTCCTCTTCGGCGTGCCCTTCGCCGAGATCGAGGTCGTCGTGCACCCGCAGTCGATCGTGCACTCGATGGTCGAGTTCTCGGACGGCTCGACGATCGCCCAGGCGTCTCCTCCCGACATGAGGCTCCCGATCTCGCTCGGCCTGGACTGGCCGAACCGGGTCGCCGGTGTCGGGCGCCCGCTCGACTGGTCGGCCGCGACATCCTGGACCTTCGAACCGCTCGACGACGCGGCGTTCCCCGCGGTCCGGCTCGCCAAGCACGTCGGCCGGGCAGGGGGCACCTATCCGGCTGTGCTCAACGCCGCCAACGAGCAGGCCGTCGACGCCTTCCACGAGGGGCGCCTGACGTTCCTCGGGATCGTCGATGTCATCGAGCGCGTCGTGGACCAGCACGAGGCTCCCGGCGCGCTCACGCGGGAGTCGCTCGCGGAGGCGGAGCGCTGGGCCCGGCATGCCGCCGATCGCGCGATCGCCGCCGCATCCGCCCGCTGA
- a CDS encoding lysophospholipid acyltransferase family protein: MGATYFLGRFVLTPLARVLYRPHLEGRSLVPKSGPVIFASNHLSFLDSIAIPVAAPRPVHFLAKASYFDGEGFKGWASREFFTAIGAIPVKRGAGQAALDALDQQKQLLEQGKAVALYPEGTRSLDGRLYKGRTGVAFLALQTGAPVVPVGLIGTDDVMPVGAKVPSIKHRITVKFGEPLDLSHHGPANSGKARRLATDDIMAAIHALSGQELANAYNEAPAQNPIDRIKQVLPHERR; this comes from the coding sequence ATGGGCGCGACGTACTTCCTCGGCCGCTTCGTCCTGACCCCGCTTGCGCGGGTCCTCTACCGCCCGCACCTCGAGGGGCGCTCGCTCGTTCCCAAGAGCGGACCGGTGATCTTCGCGAGCAACCACCTGTCGTTCCTCGACTCCATCGCCATCCCGGTCGCCGCGCCGCGCCCGGTCCACTTCCTCGCCAAGGCGAGCTACTTCGACGGCGAGGGCTTCAAGGGCTGGGCCTCCCGCGAGTTCTTCACCGCCATCGGGGCCATCCCGGTCAAGCGCGGCGCGGGCCAGGCGGCGCTCGACGCGCTCGATCAGCAGAAGCAGCTCCTCGAGCAGGGCAAGGCCGTGGCGCTGTACCCAGAGGGAACCCGATCGCTCGACGGCCGCCTCTACAAGGGCCGCACCGGCGTCGCCTTCCTCGCGCTCCAGACCGGAGCGCCCGTCGTTCCGGTGGGCCTCATCGGCACCGACGACGTGATGCCGGTCGGCGCGAAGGTCCCCTCGATCAAGCACCGCATCACGGTGAAGTTCGGCGAGCCGCTCGACCTGTCCCATCACGGACCGGCGAATTCCGGCAAGGCACGGCGACTCGCGACCGACGACATCATGGCCGCGATCCACGCGCTGTCGGGACAGGAGCTCGCGAACGCCTACAACGAGGCGCCGGCTCAGAACCCGATCGACCGGATCAAGCAGGTCCTGCCGCACGAGCGGCGCTGA
- the ald gene encoding alanine dehydrogenase, translating into MRISVPTEVKNNEYRVALTPAGVHDLVAAGHEVFVQRGAGVGSSMPDAEYEAAGATLLDDAAEVWARAELLLKVKEPIASEYAYFRDDLVLFTYLHLAADRPLTDRLIEDRVTAIAYETVQVAGGGLPLLAPMSEVAGRLAPTVGAATLMRSAGGLGLLMSGVPGTRPARVTVIGGGVAGANAAVIAVGMGADVTVFDTNVQRLRHLDDHFQGRVKTAASNPFDLDRAVVDSDLVIGSVLIPGAKAPKLVTNEMVSRMRPGSVLVDIAVDQGGCFEDTRPTTHADPTFTVHGSVFYCVANMPGAVPNTSTSALTNATLPYIRQIARRGWQDALRADAALAAGLNTMGGRVVNPGVATAHGLELAPLEGVLA; encoded by the coding sequence ATGAGGATCAGCGTCCCCACCGAGGTGAAGAACAACGAGTACCGGGTGGCATTGACCCCCGCCGGAGTTCACGATCTCGTCGCGGCAGGTCACGAGGTGTTCGTCCAGCGCGGCGCGGGCGTCGGCTCGTCCATGCCGGACGCCGAGTATGAGGCGGCCGGCGCGACGCTGCTCGACGACGCCGCCGAGGTCTGGGCGCGTGCCGAGCTGCTCCTGAAGGTGAAGGAGCCCATCGCGAGCGAGTACGCGTACTTCCGCGACGACCTCGTGCTCTTCACGTATCTGCACCTCGCCGCCGACCGTCCGCTCACCGATCGGCTGATCGAAGACCGCGTGACCGCGATCGCCTACGAGACCGTCCAGGTCGCCGGCGGCGGCCTCCCGCTCCTCGCGCCGATGAGCGAGGTCGCGGGCCGCCTCGCCCCGACCGTCGGCGCCGCAACCCTCATGCGGTCGGCGGGCGGCCTCGGGCTGCTCATGTCGGGTGTGCCCGGAACCCGTCCCGCACGCGTGACCGTGATCGGCGGCGGCGTCGCCGGCGCCAACGCGGCCGTCATCGCGGTGGGCATGGGCGCCGACGTCACGGTGTTCGACACCAACGTGCAGCGCCTGCGCCACCTCGACGACCACTTCCAGGGGCGCGTGAAGACGGCCGCCTCGAATCCCTTCGACCTCGACCGCGCGGTCGTCGACTCCGACCTCGTCATCGGCTCTGTGCTGATCCCCGGCGCGAAGGCGCCCAAGCTGGTCACCAACGAGATGGTGTCGCGCATGCGGCCGGGCAGCGTGCTCGTCGACATCGCGGTCGACCAGGGCGGATGCTTCGAAGACACCCGTCCGACGACCCACGCCGACCCCACGTTCACCGTGCACGGCAGCGTGTTCTACTGCGTCGCCAACATGCCGGGCGCCGTGCCCAACACGTCGACGTCGGCGCTCACGAACGCGACGCTCCCCTACATCCGCCAGATCGCCCGCCGCGGGTGGCAGGACGCTCTCCGAGCGGATGCCGCGCTCGCGGCGGGGCTGAACACCATGGGCGGCCGCGTGGTCAACCCCGGCGTCGCCACGGCGCACGGGCTGGAGCTCGCTCCGCTGGAGGGTGTGCTCGCCTGA
- a CDS encoding FKBP-type peptidyl-prolyl cis-trans isomerase has protein sequence MRIRPIAALSVAALSAVLLAGCAGAAPEASPSPTGTGSADLCAAAAPSGAASESIEVDGEAGEQSTATFPAPLEVEELQSTVVVEGEGDPVAAGDLVTYALSAFNAETGEELGSFGYGDSPVLPQQISPENPLGQLLGCATPGTRVVATFPATEEAAAEVYIVDLLEVVPSAAWGEEQDPVDGMPTVELAEDGAPTVTLPEGDMPTEFEKATLKKGDGPVVETGDGVLVQYHGVSWNSGEVFDQSWGGAPFSFTAGSGVVQGFTDAVVGETVGSQVIAVLPPSVAYGEGEITDADLTGQTLVFVIDILGVQSATAAE, from the coding sequence GTGCGCATTCGCCCGATCGCCGCCCTGTCCGTCGCCGCGCTGTCGGCCGTCCTGCTTGCGGGCTGCGCGGGTGCGGCGCCCGAAGCGTCGCCGTCGCCGACCGGCACCGGCTCCGCCGACCTGTGCGCCGCCGCCGCCCCGTCGGGTGCGGCATCCGAGTCCATCGAGGTCGACGGCGAGGCCGGCGAGCAGTCGACGGCGACCTTCCCCGCCCCCCTCGAGGTCGAAGAGCTGCAGAGCACGGTCGTGGTCGAGGGCGAGGGCGACCCGGTCGCCGCCGGCGACCTGGTGACGTACGCCCTGTCGGCGTTCAACGCCGAGACCGGCGAGGAGCTCGGCTCGTTCGGGTACGGCGACAGCCCCGTCCTCCCGCAGCAGATCTCGCCCGAGAACCCCCTCGGCCAGCTGCTCGGCTGCGCGACTCCCGGCACGCGCGTCGTCGCGACCTTCCCGGCGACCGAGGAGGCCGCTGCCGAGGTGTACATCGTCGACCTGCTCGAGGTCGTCCCGAGCGCCGCGTGGGGCGAGGAGCAGGATCCGGTCGACGGCATGCCGACCGTCGAGCTGGCCGAGGACGGCGCGCCGACCGTGACCCTGCCCGAAGGCGACATGCCGACCGAGTTCGAGAAGGCGACCCTGAAGAAGGGCGACGGGCCGGTCGTCGAGACCGGCGACGGCGTGCTCGTGCAGTACCACGGCGTCTCGTGGAACTCCGGCGAGGTCTTCGACCAGAGCTGGGGCGGCGCGCCGTTCTCGTTCACCGCGGGCAGCGGTGTCGTTCAGGGCTTCACGGACGCCGTCGTGGGCGAGACCGTCGGATCGCAGGTCATCGCCGTCCTGCCGCCGTCGGTCGCATACGGCGAGGGCGAGATCACCGACGCCGACCTGACCGGTCAGACCCTGGTGTTCGTGATCGACATCCTGGGCGTGCAGTCGGCGACAGCCGCCGAGTAG
- a CDS encoding M50 family metallopeptidase → MEALAFVIGVVLMVVGLAVSIALHELGHLWPAKKFGVRVGQYMIGFGPTIWSKRVGETQYGFKAIPLGGYISMAGMYPPSPKQLAAAASGQRSGRAAGGFFATMVQDARAANDETLLSEDDERVFYKLPVWKRVVIMLGGPVMNLLFAIVLFAILLSGIGVQSATTTVSSVSECIIPAEADRTECQASDPAAPAAAAGIQPGDVLVAVDGEPISTFAEAAALIQASPGQVIAVTVERDGETQDLTLTPVSVEQAVTDARGEPVLDENGQPQTEEVGIAGIRQEVAYLREPIWAAPQMAFERVGAVAGIMWQMPVKVWETGVTLVTGEERDPNGPLSIVGAGRLSGEVAAADAPVLNRVAGFLELLAALNIALFVFNLIPLLPLDGGHIAVALWDGIKRVWAKVFHRPPPKPVDATKLVPVTFVVVIALIAMGAVLILADIVNPVSLFG, encoded by the coding sequence GTGGAAGCTCTCGCATTCGTCATCGGCGTCGTCCTCATGGTCGTGGGCCTCGCCGTGTCCATTGCGCTCCACGAGCTCGGCCACCTATGGCCCGCGAAGAAGTTCGGCGTGCGCGTCGGCCAGTACATGATCGGGTTCGGCCCGACGATCTGGTCGAAGCGGGTCGGCGAGACGCAGTACGGGTTCAAGGCCATCCCCCTGGGCGGCTACATCTCGATGGCGGGCATGTACCCGCCCTCGCCGAAGCAGCTCGCGGCTGCGGCATCCGGCCAGCGATCCGGGCGCGCGGCCGGCGGGTTCTTCGCGACGATGGTCCAGGACGCCCGCGCCGCCAACGACGAAACGCTCCTGAGCGAGGACGACGAACGCGTCTTCTACAAGCTGCCCGTGTGGAAGCGCGTCGTGATCATGCTCGGCGGGCCGGTCATGAACCTGCTGTTCGCGATCGTGCTGTTCGCGATCCTGCTGTCGGGGATCGGAGTGCAGAGCGCGACCACCACGGTGTCGAGCGTCAGCGAGTGCATCATCCCGGCCGAGGCCGACCGCACCGAGTGCCAGGCGTCCGACCCTGCCGCGCCGGCGGCGGCCGCGGGTATTCAGCCCGGCGACGTCCTCGTCGCCGTCGACGGCGAGCCGATCTCGACCTTCGCCGAGGCTGCGGCGCTGATCCAGGCGTCGCCTGGACAGGTCATCGCGGTGACCGTCGAGCGCGACGGCGAGACGCAGGACCTCACCTTGACGCCGGTCTCGGTGGAGCAGGCCGTCACCGACGCACGGGGCGAGCCGGTGCTCGACGAGAACGGTCAGCCGCAGACGGAGGAGGTCGGAATCGCCGGCATCCGTCAGGAGGTCGCCTACCTGCGCGAGCCGATCTGGGCCGCCCCGCAGATGGCGTTCGAGCGCGTCGGCGCGGTCGCCGGCATCATGTGGCAGATGCCGGTCAAGGTGTGGGAGACCGGAGTCACCCTCGTCACCGGTGAGGAGCGCGACCCGAACGGCCCGCTCAGCATCGTCGGCGCGGGGCGCCTCTCGGGCGAGGTCGCAGCCGCGGACGCCCCTGTCCTGAACCGCGTCGCCGGATTCCTCGAACTGCTCGCCGCGCTCAACATCGCGCTGTTCGTCTTCAACCTCATTCCCCTTCTGCCGCTCGACGGCGGGCACATCGCGGTCGCTCTGTGGGACGGCATCAAGCGGGTGTGGGCGAAGGTCTTCCACCGTCCGCCGCCGAAGCCGGTCGACGCCACGAAGCTGGTCCCGGTCACGTTCGTGGTCGTCATCGCGCTCATCGCGATGGGCGCCGTGCTGATCCTCGCCGACATTGTGAACCCCGTCTCGCTCTTCGGCTGA
- a CDS encoding serine protein kinase RIO: MSFDIPYGVFDAELQFLDAEPGEGQRWSTWPAATPTERGPAPHPAWLETSAGAFDTELGIVKTGKEADVFLLERAVPGSDGCILAAKRYRGGDRSDFHRSGQYEEGRRYRNSRDARAVSGKSSYGRLVAASHWATNEFAALCRAWDAGIPVPYPVQLSGTELIMEFIGDGRTAAPRLAQGRLTPEECADAFSQVRAILIGFARSGFAHGDLSVYNLLRHEGRVVVIDLPQIVDLAANPNGLDFLHRDVVNVCTWFERRGVDADAERLFAELVAQLW, translated from the coding sequence ATGTCCTTCGACATCCCCTACGGCGTCTTCGACGCCGAACTGCAGTTCCTCGACGCCGAGCCCGGCGAAGGCCAGCGCTGGTCCACGTGGCCGGCCGCGACACCCACCGAACGCGGACCCGCGCCGCATCCCGCCTGGCTCGAGACATCGGCCGGCGCCTTCGACACCGAACTGGGCATCGTCAAGACGGGGAAGGAAGCCGACGTCTTCCTCCTCGAACGCGCCGTGCCGGGGAGCGACGGCTGCATCCTGGCCGCCAAGCGATACCGCGGCGGCGACCGGTCGGACTTCCACCGATCCGGCCAGTACGAGGAGGGGCGCCGGTATCGCAACTCGCGCGACGCGCGGGCCGTCTCGGGCAAGTCCTCCTACGGACGTCTCGTGGCCGCCTCCCATTGGGCCACGAACGAATTCGCCGCACTGTGCAGGGCGTGGGATGCCGGCATCCCGGTTCCCTATCCGGTGCAGCTGAGCGGCACCGAGCTGATCATGGAGTTCATCGGCGACGGCCGGACGGCGGCGCCGCGGCTCGCGCAGGGACGACTCACGCCGGAGGAGTGCGCGGATGCCTTCTCGCAGGTGCGGGCGATCCTCATCGGGTTCGCCCGCAGCGGCTTCGCGCACGGAGACCTCTCGGTCTACAACCTCCTCCGCCACGAGGGGCGCGTCGTCGTGATCGATCTCCCGCAGATCGTCGATCTCGCCGCGAATCCGAACGGCCTCGACTTCCTGCACCGCGACGTGGTCAACGTGTGCACGTGGTTCGAGCGCCGAGGGGTCGACGCCGACGCCGAGCGGCTGTTCGCCGAGCTCGTCGCGCAGCTGTGGTGA
- a CDS encoding YcnI family protein — MNASRTLSPVRPARRSRRLVLGTAAGIALAVGVPLAASAHVHVDPGAAAAGSTETLTFAFSHGCDGSPTTALVIDIPDGVGNATPIVQGGWTITRELAADGVPTQVTFTSDAPVEDGLKAAVSMDVLFDETAADSQLAFPVTQTCVEGETAWTEIAEDGQDPHDLESPAPVVEVGAIAVEEGHGHDDASAAGGDEHSAAETTAATADPVARWLAAGGLAAGIAALAVVLVRGRKSRA; from the coding sequence ATGAACGCTTCCCGCACCCTGTCCCCCGTCCGTCCCGCGCGCCGCTCGCGTCGCCTCGTCCTCGGCACGGCCGCCGGCATCGCCCTCGCCGTCGGCGTGCCGCTCGCCGCCTCGGCGCACGTCCACGTCGACCCGGGCGCGGCCGCCGCCGGCTCGACCGAGACGCTCACCTTCGCGTTCTCGCACGGCTGCGACGGCTCCCCCACGACCGCGCTCGTGATCGACATCCCCGATGGTGTCGGCAACGCCACTCCGATCGTCCAGGGCGGCTGGACGATCACCCGCGAGCTGGCCGCCGACGGCGTGCCGACCCAGGTCACCTTCACCAGCGACGCGCCGGTCGAGGACGGCCTGAAGGCCGCCGTCTCGATGGACGTTCTGTTCGACGAGACAGCCGCCGACTCGCAGCTGGCCTTCCCGGTCACCCAGACCTGCGTGGAGGGCGAGACCGCCTGGACCGAGATCGCCGAGGACGGCCAGGACCCGCACGACCTCGAGTCGCCGGCGCCGGTCGTCGAGGTCGGGGCGATCGCGGTCGAGGAGGGCCACGGCCACGACGACGCCTCCGCCGCGGGCGGCGATGAGCACTCCGCGGCCGAGACGACAGCCGCCACCGCGGACCCGGTGGCGCGCTGGCTCGCCGCGGGCGGTCTCGCCGCAGGCATCGCGGCTCTGGCCGTGGTGCTCGTGCGCGGCCGCAAGAGCAGGGCCTGA
- a CDS encoding OsmC family protein: MLGEHRYSVRATWTGDRGTGTSGYRDYDRAVSIEIDGKPTLLASSDKPFRGDPTRWNPEDLLLASLSECHLLSYLHACVQAGVVVVGYEDDASGLMVEDGRGGGAFSEVVLRPRVTVADAAMVDAATAAHAQANTWCFIANSVNFPVRHEPTIEVADS; encoded by the coding sequence ATGTTGGGTGAGCATCGATACTCCGTCCGGGCGACATGGACGGGAGATCGGGGCACCGGCACGTCCGGCTACCGCGATTACGACCGTGCCGTCTCGATCGAGATCGACGGAAAGCCCACGCTGCTCGCCTCGTCGGACAAGCCCTTCCGGGGCGATCCGACCCGGTGGAACCCCGAGGACCTGCTGCTCGCGTCGCTGAGCGAGTGCCATCTGCTCTCGTATCTGCACGCGTGCGTGCAGGCCGGCGTGGTCGTGGTCGGCTACGAGGACGACGCCTCCGGGCTCATGGTCGAGGACGGCCGCGGCGGAGGGGCGTTCTCCGAGGTGGTGCTGCGGCCGCGCGTGACCGTGGCGGACGCAGCGATGGTGGATGCCGCGACCGCCGCGCACGCCCAGGCGAACACCTGGTGCTTCATCGCGAACTCGGTGAACTTCCCGGTGCGGCACGAGCCGACGATCGAGGTCGCGGATTCGTGA